A stretch of Halocalculus aciditolerans DNA encodes these proteins:
- a CDS encoding SDR family oxidoreductase, with product MSSVIVTGGSRGIGRGIVERFAADGYDVVVNFVRDRAAADEAVELAEAAGVDAIPVQADVADPEDAARLVERAVEAFGGVDHLVNNAGIDQHVHTENLDPGDFDRVMDVNVNGAFNVTKYARRSLVESDADASVTNVSSILAFEGAAVECHYAASKSGLLGLTKSHASDFAPDVRVNAIAPGHVETDMTSDRTPEEKAEELAGIPVGRYGQPEDIAHAAAFLRDAGFVTGETLNVNGGELMR from the coding sequence ATGTCGAGTGTCATCGTCACCGGCGGGTCGCGGGGTATCGGACGCGGTATCGTCGAGCGGTTCGCGGCGGACGGCTACGACGTCGTCGTGAACTTCGTGCGGGACCGCGCGGCCGCCGACGAGGCCGTGGAACTCGCCGAAGCGGCGGGCGTCGACGCGATACCCGTGCAGGCGGACGTCGCAGACCCCGAGGACGCAGCGCGCCTCGTCGAGCGCGCGGTCGAGGCGTTCGGCGGCGTCGACCACCTCGTGAACAACGCGGGCATCGACCAGCACGTCCACACCGAAAACCTCGACCCCGGCGACTTCGACCGCGTGATGGACGTGAACGTGAACGGGGCGTTCAACGTCACGAAGTACGCGCGACGCTCCCTCGTGGAGAGCGACGCGGACGCGTCCGTGACGAACGTCTCCAGCATCCTCGCGTTCGAGGGCGCGGCCGTGGAGTGTCACTACGCGGCGTCGAAGTCGGGGCTGCTCGGGCTGACGAAGAGCCACGCGAGCGACTTCGCGCCCGACGTCCGCGTGAACGCCATCGCGCCCGGGCACGTCGAGACGGATATGACGAGCGACCGCACACCGGAGGAGAAGGCCGAGGAGCTCGCGGGGATTCCGGTCGGCCGGTACGGCCAGCCCGAGGACATCGCGCACGCGGCCGCGTTCCTCCGGGACGCCGGGTTCGTCACCGGGGAGACGCTGAACGTGAACGGCGGCGAGCTGATGCGGTAG
- a CDS encoding pyridoxal phosphate-dependent aminotransferase produces MTGQITERVRGVERSSIRAMFDRAERRGGDLVRLEVGEPDFDTPEHIVEAAVDAARSGETHYTPNAGTLELREAISGKLAADRGATFDPETEIMATVGAMEALHLALLGTAEYGDEVVIPTPAYPNYEAQAKLADATPVNVPLDEERGFELDPDRVRDAISEDTAAVVLNSPANPTGRVFDRDAALDVVAAAAEHDAWVVADEVYMGLTYDGPTRSLAADADTDNVLVVDSVSKQYAMTGWRVGWLAGPERLVSELTKIHEATTACPSSVGQKAATAALTGDHDPIDAMYDAFHERRDYVADRIDDIDGIHAAAPEGAFYAFIDVSAFGDDLAIAEELCDDYGVVLAPGSGFGPGGDGSLRLSFANSLENLEAGLDRIESFVADNA; encoded by the coding sequence ATGACCGGACAGATTACGGAGCGCGTGCGGGGCGTCGAGCGGTCGAGCATCCGCGCGATGTTCGACCGCGCGGAGCGCCGCGGCGGCGACCTCGTCCGCCTCGAAGTCGGCGAACCGGACTTCGATACGCCCGAGCACATCGTCGAGGCGGCGGTGGACGCCGCGCGGAGCGGGGAGACGCACTACACGCCGAACGCCGGGACGCTGGAGCTCCGCGAGGCGATATCCGGGAAGCTCGCCGCGGACCGCGGCGCGACCTTCGACCCGGAGACGGAGATCATGGCGACCGTCGGCGCGATGGAGGCGCTCCACCTCGCGCTCCTCGGCACCGCCGAGTACGGCGACGAGGTCGTGATTCCCACGCCCGCCTACCCGAACTACGAGGCGCAGGCGAAACTCGCGGACGCGACGCCCGTCAACGTCCCTCTCGACGAGGAACGCGGGTTCGAACTCGACCCCGACCGCGTCCGCGACGCCATCAGCGAGGACACCGCGGCCGTCGTCCTGAACTCGCCCGCGAACCCGACGGGGCGCGTCTTCGACCGGGACGCCGCGCTCGACGTCGTCGCCGCCGCCGCCGAACACGACGCCTGGGTCGTCGCGGACGAAGTTTACATGGGCCTCACCTACGACGGCCCGACGCGCAGCCTCGCCGCGGACGCAGACACGGACAACGTCCTGGTCGTCGACTCGGTGTCGAAGCAGTACGCGATGACGGGGTGGCGCGTCGGCTGGCTCGCCGGCCCGGAACGCCTCGTCTCCGAACTCACGAAGATCCACGAAGCGACGACGGCGTGCCCGTCCAGCGTCGGTCAGAAAGCCGCGACCGCCGCCCTCACCGGCGACCACGACCCCATCGACGCGATGTACGACGCCTTCCACGAGCGCCGCGACTACGTCGCCGACCGCATCGACGACATCGACGGCATCCACGCCGCCGCCCCCGAAGGCGCGTTCTACGCCTTCATCGACGTCTCCGCCTTCGGCGACGACCTCGCCATCGCCGAAGAGCTCTGCGACGACTACGGCGTCGTTCTCGCCCCCGGCAGCGGCTTCGGCCCCGGCGGCGACGGCTCTCTCCGCCTCTCCTTCGCGAACAGCTTGGAAAACCTCGAAGCCGGCCTCGACCGCATTGAGTCGTTCGTCGCGGACAACGCCTGA
- a CDS encoding MFS transporter → MTERDASPVRQFVSLERDVLVLSAAMFAFSLGFQMTGRYLPKYLAVLGAGAGVVGLYGSLGNLISAVYPYPGGVLSDRIGSSRALTLFGALSALGFLAWYAAPAAGDLAILVVFCGLLLAQCWKSFGLGATFALVKASVEPDRLARGFASTEVFRRVGFLAGPLLAAAVLAWTTDFLAGFRVVLLVGAVVAVAATVAQYVLYDASDEPVGKSIESLRDVVDDLRALPSELRPLLVADTLVRWGNGMAYVFVVLVVTDYLDVGFAAVGVTLSPESFFGVLLAVEMAVALASMLPVSRLADGLGLKPVVALGFAVYGVFPVLLVFAPANQWVLVALFAFSGLRFAGLPAHKALIVGPAARGAGGRTTGAYYLVRNVVTVPAPVVGGVLYAGDPRLAFAAASAVALAGVAYFIYYGERFDAAAASAGSP, encoded by the coding sequence ATGACCGAGCGCGACGCGTCGCCGGTTCGGCAGTTCGTCTCGCTGGAGCGTGACGTCCTCGTGCTCTCCGCGGCGATGTTCGCGTTCAGCCTCGGGTTCCAGATGACGGGGCGCTACCTCCCGAAGTACCTCGCCGTCCTCGGCGCGGGCGCGGGCGTCGTCGGCCTCTACGGGAGCCTCGGGAACCTCATCAGCGCCGTCTACCCCTACCCCGGCGGCGTGCTCTCCGACCGCATCGGCTCCTCGCGCGCGCTCACGCTCTTCGGCGCGCTCTCCGCGCTCGGCTTCCTCGCGTGGTACGCCGCCCCCGCCGCCGGCGACCTCGCTATACTTGTCGTCTTCTGCGGCCTCCTGCTCGCGCAGTGCTGGAAGTCCTTCGGCCTCGGCGCGACGTTCGCGCTCGTGAAGGCCTCCGTCGAACCCGACCGCCTCGCGCGCGGGTTCGCCAGCACGGAGGTCTTCCGGCGCGTCGGCTTCCTCGCCGGCCCGCTCCTCGCCGCCGCCGTCCTCGCGTGGACGACCGACTTCCTCGCGGGCTTCCGCGTCGTCCTGCTCGTCGGCGCGGTCGTCGCCGTCGCCGCCACCGTCGCGCAGTACGTTCTCTACGACGCGAGCGACGAACCCGTCGGGAAGTCCATCGAGAGCCTCCGAGACGTCGTCGACGACCTGCGCGCGCTCCCGAGCGAACTCCGCCCGCTCCTCGTCGCCGACACGCTCGTCCGTTGGGGGAACGGCATGGCGTACGTCTTCGTCGTCCTCGTCGTCACCGACTACCTCGACGTCGGCTTCGCCGCGGTCGGCGTCACGCTCTCTCCCGAGTCCTTCTTCGGCGTCCTCCTCGCCGTCGAGATGGCGGTCGCGCTCGCCTCCATGCTCCCCGTCTCCCGGCTCGCCGACGGCCTCGGCCTGAAACCCGTCGTCGCGCTCGGCTTCGCCGTCTACGGCGTCTTCCCCGTCCTCCTCGTCTTCGCGCCGGCGAACCAGTGGGTGCTCGTCGCGCTCTTCGCCTTCTCCGGCCTGCGGTTCGCCGGCCTCCCCGCGCACAAGGCGCTCATCGTCGGCCCCGCCGCCCGGGGCGCGGGCGGCCGGACGACCGGCGCGTACTACCTCGTTCGGAACGTCGTCACCGTCCCCGCGCCCGTCGTCGGCGGCGTCCTCTACGCCGGCGACCCCCGACTCGCGTTCGCCGCCGCGAGCGCGGTCGCCCTCGCCGGCGTCGCGTACTTCATCTACTACGGCGAGCGCTTCGACGCGGCCGCGGCGTCGGCGGGAAGCCCGTGA
- a CDS encoding molecular chaperone DnaJ, with product MSSHSHRRHGSGTGGPSIDDDSRDDTGDHADARRLLASFADDWKVADDLAERANIHDVVHEDVEKQVETDLRADDRVQTREFTVDEYETAVGEQAALDARFEEAPERFQDRSVSFVDYEVDPTVCSECRGDTTVECTRCTGGEVECPDCSGRGSQNCSCGDGTVDCQGCHGSGRVHPHSGETECDNCAGDGDFRCPNCDGVGKFQCPDCGGDGRQQCPTCDGTEKVTCEHCDGEGETYEAKAGTVDFSVEENTRVISDHGMPSQRVREASGVKRDEQTASFDPPIEGGTGVVRKTTEYFDVPTTKVEYTLDGDAYELYDVDGETHAPAYPKSQYYEYAPYVAAVGGVFMLAFLLAQSL from the coding sequence ATGTCGAGTCACTCTCATCGTCGTCACGGGTCGGGCACGGGCGGCCCGTCCATCGACGACGACTCTCGCGACGACACCGGCGACCACGCGGACGCGCGACGCCTCCTCGCGTCCTTCGCCGACGACTGGAAAGTCGCGGACGACCTCGCGGAGCGCGCGAACATCCACGACGTCGTCCACGAGGACGTCGAGAAACAGGTCGAGACGGACCTGCGCGCGGACGACCGCGTGCAGACCCGCGAGTTCACCGTCGACGAGTACGAGACCGCCGTCGGCGAACAGGCCGCGCTCGACGCGCGCTTCGAGGAAGCCCCCGAGCGCTTCCAGGACCGGTCCGTGAGCTTCGTCGACTACGAGGTCGACCCGACCGTCTGCTCGGAGTGCCGCGGCGACACCACCGTCGAGTGCACGCGCTGCACCGGCGGGGAAGTCGAGTGCCCGGACTGCAGCGGGCGCGGCAGCCAGAACTGCTCCTGCGGGGACGGCACGGTCGACTGCCAGGGCTGCCACGGCTCGGGTCGCGTCCACCCGCACTCCGGCGAGACGGAGTGTGACAACTGCGCGGGCGACGGCGACTTCCGCTGTCCGAACTGCGACGGCGTCGGGAAGTTCCAGTGCCCGGACTGCGGCGGCGACGGCCGCCAGCAGTGCCCGACCTGCGACGGCACCGAGAAAGTCACCTGCGAGCACTGCGACGGCGAGGGCGAGACCTACGAGGCGAAGGCCGGCACCGTCGACTTCTCCGTCGAGGAGAACACGCGCGTCATCTCCGACCACGGCATGCCGAGCCAGCGCGTCCGCGAGGCGTCCGGCGTGAAACGCGACGAGCAGACGGCGTCCTTCGACCCGCCCATCGAGGGCGGCACCGGCGTCGTCCGCAAGACCACCGAATACTTCGACGTCCCCACCACGAAAGTCGAGTACACGCTCGACGGCGACGCCTACGAACTCTACGACGTCGACGGGGAGACGCACGCCCCCGCCTACCCGAAATCCCAGTACTACGAGTACGCGCCCTACGTCGCCGCCGTCGGCGGCGTCTTCATGCTCGCCTTCCTCCTCGCCCAATCCCTCTAA
- a CDS encoding NmrA family NAD(P)-binding protein, with translation MRVLLVGGVRPAGIAAAHGLADAGHAVTALARDHDSPPARRLAEAASLVQGRADQHDHVTHAAADADAVLAFTEGGGSDELRQGDCLATALDAADLDLAVYVSVGNADSRPGVPRVDAKADIEERLAGDATAAGRTDGIDAPVLVLRRHLPLSLLRESLVDGTFRPPLEPGVSATLTVDRDLGRFAAHALAEPERFAGETVELANARETVPDLAGILEGVYGEPIDYEYAGPRAASPAESAFFRWVNEGGLAAGVDPDALEKWGFAPTPLAEAVRDA, from the coding sequence ATGCGCGTTCTCCTCGTCGGTGGCGTGCGTCCCGCGGGAATCGCCGCGGCGCACGGGCTGGCCGACGCCGGTCACGCGGTGACGGCGCTCGCTCGCGACCACGATTCGCCGCCGGCGCGTCGGCTGGCGGAGGCGGCGAGCCTCGTGCAGGGCCGCGCGGACCAACACGACCACGTGACGCACGCGGCCGCGGACGCCGACGCCGTCCTCGCGTTCACGGAGGGCGGCGGGAGCGACGAACTCCGTCAGGGGGACTGCCTCGCCACCGCGCTCGACGCCGCCGACCTCGACCTCGCCGTCTACGTCTCCGTCGGGAACGCCGACAGCCGGCCGGGCGTCCCGCGGGTGGACGCGAAAGCCGATATTGAGGAGAGACTGGCCGGCGATGCGACAGCCGCCGGCCGGACCGACGGCATCGACGCGCCCGTGCTCGTCCTCCGCCGCCACCTCCCGCTCTCCCTCCTCCGGGAGTCGCTCGTCGACGGGACGTTCCGCCCACCGCTCGAACCGGGCGTGTCGGCGACGCTCACCGTCGACCGCGACCTCGGCCGGTTCGCCGCGCACGCGCTCGCGGAGCCGGAGCGCTTCGCCGGGGAGACGGTCGAACTCGCGAACGCTCGCGAGACGGTTCCGGACCTCGCGGGAATCCTTGAAGGCGTCTACGGCGAACCTATCGACTACGAGTACGCGGGGCCGCGCGCCGCGTCGCCCGCGGAGTCGGCGTTCTTCCGCTGGGTGAACGAGGGCGGCCTCGCCGCCGGCGTCGACCCCGACGCGCTCGAAAAGTGGGGGTTCGCGCCGACGCCGCTCGCGGAGGCGGTCCGCGATGCCTGA
- a CDS encoding CHY zinc finger protein, with translation MPEAVDVCGRAVYGVDVDSETRCAHYHADRDVIAIRFACCEKYHPCHACHDAVADHDSETWPRAAFDTEAVLCGACGAELSVREYLDADDACPDCGHAFNPGCARHAHRYFETGRD, from the coding sequence ATGCCTGAGGCCGTCGACGTCTGTGGTCGTGCAGTCTACGGCGTCGACGTCGATTCCGAGACGCGGTGTGCGCACTACCACGCCGACCGCGACGTCATCGCGATCAGGTTCGCGTGCTGCGAGAAGTATCATCCCTGTCACGCCTGCCACGACGCCGTCGCCGACCACGACTCCGAGACCTGGCCGCGAGCGGCGTTCGACACCGAGGCCGTGCTCTGCGGGGCGTGCGGGGCGGAACTGAGCGTACGGGAGTATCTCGACGCGGACGACGCGTGTCCGGACTGTGGGCACGCGTTCAATCCGGGGTGTGCGCGGCACGCGCACCGCTACTTCGAGACGGGGCGGGACTAG
- a CDS encoding MDR family MFS transporter, protein MTESHGILADLGRDRAVILGGLMLGMLLGSIDQSIVSTALPTIVGDLGGTGSLSWIVTAYLITTAVTTPLYGKISDLYGRSIVYEFSIAVFLIGSALSGLAGDIPVLDSYLNGMAQLAVFRAIQGIGAGGLIAMATTILGDIFSPRERGQYMSYMMLIFGAATVGGPLLGGWLTDNFTWRWIFYINIPVGLAAIAVIHTKLDLPVPDESHDIDYLGAGLLTVAVAAIMLVTSWGGSRYAWESTEILALAAVAVVGTILFVAQELRAPEPVFPVHLLRKRTIAGVDVLSFCVGVGMLGGTTYLPVFLQTVLGQSATNSGLLLLPLVGGLMITSALTGQLMTRLGYYKPFTVFGAGLAAVGYYLLSTMGVGTTQLASSAFMFVAGLGLGFVMPTLTVAVQNVVDRRHLGVATTSVTFSRSLGSAIGVSVFGAVLTNQFADRLGSAVQSGDLSPAAAQQLADTGSNLSPAVLAALPDAAVPVVKTALANSIDVLFLTGAAILAAAFLVALVLPSLDLGEEAAVDVDAESAGDLDAAPAND, encoded by the coding sequence GTGACCGAAAGTCACGGAATCCTCGCCGACCTCGGCCGCGACCGCGCCGTCATCCTCGGCGGCCTCATGCTCGGCATGCTCCTCGGAAGCATCGACCAATCCATCGTCTCCACCGCCCTCCCCACCATCGTCGGCGACCTCGGCGGGACCGGCAGCCTCTCCTGGATCGTCACCGCCTACCTCATCACGACCGCCGTGACGACGCCGCTCTACGGGAAAATCTCCGACCTCTACGGCCGCAGCATCGTCTACGAGTTCTCCATCGCCGTCTTCCTCATCGGAAGCGCGCTCTCCGGCCTCGCCGGCGACATCCCCGTCCTCGATTCGTACCTCAACGGGATGGCGCAACTCGCCGTCTTCCGCGCGATTCAGGGAATCGGCGCGGGCGGTCTCATCGCCATGGCGACGACGATTCTCGGCGACATCTTCAGCCCCCGCGAACGCGGCCAGTACATGAGCTACATGATGCTCATCTTCGGCGCGGCCACCGTCGGCGGCCCGCTCCTCGGCGGGTGGCTCACTGACAACTTCACTTGGCGGTGGATCTTCTACATCAACATCCCCGTCGGCCTCGCCGCCATCGCCGTCATCCACACCAAGCTCGACCTCCCCGTCCCCGACGAATCCCACGATATCGACTACCTCGGTGCCGGCCTCCTCACCGTCGCCGTCGCGGCCATCATGCTCGTCACCTCCTGGGGCGGCTCGCGCTACGCGTGGGAGTCGACGGAGATTCTCGCGCTCGCCGCCGTCGCCGTCGTCGGCACTATCCTCTTCGTCGCGCAGGAGCTCCGCGCGCCCGAACCCGTCTTCCCCGTCCACCTCCTGCGAAAACGCACCATCGCGGGCGTGGACGTCCTCAGCTTCTGCGTCGGCGTCGGCATGCTCGGCGGCACCACCTACCTCCCCGTCTTCCTCCAGACCGTCCTCGGGCAGTCCGCGACGAACTCCGGGCTCCTCCTCCTCCCGCTCGTCGGCGGCCTCATGATCACGAGCGCGCTTACCGGCCAGCTCATGACGCGCCTCGGCTACTACAAACCCTTCACCGTCTTCGGTGCCGGCCTCGCCGCCGTCGGCTACTACCTCCTCTCCACGATGGGCGTCGGCACCACGCAGCTCGCGTCCAGCGCGTTCATGTTCGTCGCCGGTCTCGGCCTCGGCTTCGTCATGCCGACGCTCACTGTCGCCGTCCAGAACGTCGTCGACCGCCGCCACCTCGGTGTCGCCACTACCTCCGTCACATTCAGCCGGAGCCTCGGCAGCGCCATCGGCGTCTCCGTCTTCGGTGCCGTCCTCACGAACCAGTTCGCCGACCGCCTCGGCTCCGCCGTCCAATCCGGCGACCTCAGCCCCGCGGCCGCCCAGCAGCTCGCCGATACCGGCTCCAACCTCAGCCCCGCCGTTCTCGCTGCGCTCCCCGACGCCGCCGTCCCCGTCGTGAAGACCGCGCTCGCGAACAGCATCGACGTCCTCTTCCTCACCGGCGCGGCCATCCTCGCCGCCGCCTTCCTCGTCGCGCTCGTCCTCCCCAGCCTCGACCTCGGCGAGGAAGCCGCCGTCGACGTGGACGCCGAAAGCGCCGGCGACCTTGACGCCGCCCCCGCGAACGACTAG
- the gatE gene encoding Glu-tRNA(Gln) amidotransferase subunit GatE, with protein sequence MTEDELDYEELGLVAGLEIHQQLDTASKLFCNCPTDLREPEEAERSFTRYLHPTKSELGEIDEAALEESQVEREFEYLAYDSTCLVEEDDEPPHELDGEALDVALEVAQLLDMDAVDQAHVMRKVVIDGSNTSGFQRSALVAQGGEVETSEGPVGVEDMMLEEESAQRVEETEAGAKFSLDRLGIPLVEIGTEPDIRSPEQAREAAETIGMLLRSTGQVKRGLGTIRQDVNVSIAEGARVEVKGVQSLDDIEDLVRFEVQRQKRLLDIREELRERDAAVGDVENVTDVFEGTESSVVRSALDADGRVYAVPLPGFDGLVGRELQPDRRLGTEFSDHAKRHGAGGLFHTDELPAYGVTEDEVADLKEAVGAGDDDAVLMVAAEVGVAKPAVEAAADRARTALEGVPEETRGATPEATTEYLRPLPGAARMYPETDVFPVEPDPSEVDVPELLTEKVERYTEEYGLNEDVAEQVAFGRRWRLFEDAVESGVDANLAARTLESTVTSLRRDGVPVEHLGREHFEGVFDLVLADELTQEGVPELLAALAESPGKGPAELADELGLGSAGEDEVREAIAEVVERNAEQVEEEGMGAFSGLMGECMGALRGKADGELVSAVLREEIQKRS encoded by the coding sequence ATGACTGAGGACGAACTCGACTACGAGGAGTTGGGGCTCGTGGCGGGCTTGGAGATCCACCAGCAGCTCGACACGGCGTCGAAGCTCTTCTGTAACTGTCCGACCGACCTCCGCGAGCCGGAGGAGGCCGAGCGCTCGTTCACGCGGTATCTCCATCCGACGAAGTCGGAGCTCGGCGAGATCGACGAGGCCGCTCTCGAAGAGTCGCAGGTGGAGCGGGAGTTCGAGTACCTCGCGTACGATTCGACGTGTCTGGTGGAGGAGGACGACGAGCCGCCGCACGAACTCGACGGGGAGGCCCTCGACGTCGCCTTAGAGGTCGCACAGCTCCTCGACATGGACGCCGTCGACCAGGCGCACGTGATGCGGAAGGTCGTCATCGACGGGTCGAACACGTCGGGCTTCCAGCGCTCCGCGCTCGTCGCGCAGGGCGGCGAGGTCGAGACGAGCGAGGGACCGGTGGGCGTCGAGGACATGATGCTGGAGGAGGAGTCGGCGCAGCGCGTCGAGGAGACGGAGGCGGGTGCGAAGTTCTCGCTCGACCGGCTGGGAATCCCGCTCGTGGAGATCGGGACGGAGCCGGACATCCGGAGCCCCGAGCAGGCGCGTGAGGCGGCGGAGACGATCGGGATGCTCCTGCGGTCGACGGGGCAGGTGAAGCGGGGGCTGGGGACGATTCGGCAGGACGTGAACGTCTCCATCGCGGAGGGAGCGCGCGTCGAGGTGAAGGGCGTGCAGTCGCTCGACGACATCGAGGACCTCGTGCGCTTCGAGGTGCAGCGCCAGAAACGCCTGCTCGACATCCGCGAGGAGCTCCGCGAGCGGGACGCGGCCGTCGGCGACGTCGAGAACGTCACGGACGTCTTCGAGGGGACGGAGTCCTCGGTGGTGCGGAGCGCGCTCGACGCGGACGGCCGCGTCTACGCCGTCCCGCTCCCCGGGTTCGACGGCCTCGTCGGGAGAGAGCTTCAGCCGGACCGCCGGCTGGGGACGGAGTTCTCGGACCACGCGAAGCGCCACGGGGCGGGCGGGCTGTTCCACACGGACGAACTCCCGGCGTACGGTGTCACCGAGGACGAGGTCGCCGACCTGAAAGAGGCCGTCGGGGCAGGCGACGACGACGCAGTTCTCATGGTCGCGGCCGAGGTGGGCGTGGCGAAGCCCGCGGTGGAGGCGGCGGCTGACCGCGCGCGCACGGCGCTGGAGGGCGTGCCGGAGGAGACGCGGGGCGCGACGCCGGAGGCGACGACGGAGTACCTCCGACCGCTCCCGGGGGCGGCGCGGATGTACCCCGAGACGGACGTCTTCCCCGTCGAGCCCGACCCCTCGGAGGTCGACGTTCCCGAGCTCCTCACGGAGAAAGTGGAGCGGTACACCGAGGAGTACGGGCTGAACGAGGACGTGGCGGAGCAGGTCGCGTTCGGGCGGCGGTGGCGGCTGTTCGAGGACGCCGTCGAGTCCGGCGTGGACGCGAACCTCGCGGCGCGCACGCTGGAGTCGACGGTGACGAGCCTCCGCCGCGACGGCGTGCCCGTCGAACACCTCGGGCGCGAGCACTTCGAGGGCGTGTTCGACCTCGTGCTCGCGGACGAGTTAACACAAGAAGGCGTCCCGGAGCTTCTCGCGGCGCTCGCCGAATCCCCCGGGAAGGGGCCCGCCGAACTCGCGGACGAGCTCGGCCTCGGCTCCGCCGGCGAGGACGAAGTGCGGGAAGCCATCGCGGAGGTCGTCGAGCGGAACGCCGAGCAAGTCGAGGAAGAGGGGATGGGCGCGTTCTCCGGGCTGATGGGCGAGTGCATGGGCGCGCTCCGCGGGAAGGCCGACGGCGAGCTCGTCTCGGCCGTGCTCCGCGAGGAGATTCAGAAGCGCTCGTAG
- a CDS encoding PGF-CTERM sorting domain-containing protein: MVDRPPVLRTLTALTLALCLVVPTGVAATTGPAATGAPVTYDADASAEGDVQFARTVEEMKGHLEMSLRAKRAGETETAAMHAHHPVEEYWDVVGPQIREANATLADRVHTELEAADDHARNDSTSEYAAYLNDTLFPLLDRATAGVVTADVENATFNAKVSAALLERATQEYAEGVNANGTVTNDEEYADARGFAIRANALYETHVRATFSEHAAEELDELFEHLDARLNESAPPEDVEQVVSSIHAEFAEYTGYEADSDASETQVEHTVDEINEHLEEAVEAYDAGNTSKAKSIVRQTYLSYFESLEGGLIEKRPDLVEELEKDFNEDLPGLMDENASTSEVRAEVTQMNEKLETVENVLSTESGTTITLEDESTTTTAATTAATERETTQTRSPGFGVAVGLVALLGAALVALRRK; the protein is encoded by the coding sequence ATGGTTGACCGACCACCCGTCCTTCGAACACTTACCGCACTCACACTCGCTCTCTGCCTCGTCGTCCCGACCGGCGTCGCCGCGACGACCGGGCCGGCGGCGACTGGCGCGCCTGTCACCTACGACGCCGACGCGTCCGCCGAGGGCGACGTCCAGTTCGCCCGCACCGTCGAGGAGATGAAGGGCCACCTCGAGATGTCGCTGCGCGCGAAACGCGCCGGCGAGACCGAGACCGCCGCGATGCACGCCCACCACCCCGTCGAGGAGTACTGGGACGTCGTCGGCCCCCAGATCCGCGAGGCGAACGCGACGCTCGCCGACCGCGTCCACACCGAACTCGAGGCCGCCGACGACCACGCGCGAAACGACTCTACCTCCGAGTACGCCGCGTACCTGAACGACACGCTCTTCCCGCTCCTCGACCGCGCGACGGCCGGCGTCGTCACCGCCGACGTCGAGAACGCGACGTTCAACGCGAAAGTCTCCGCCGCGCTCCTCGAACGCGCCACCCAGGAGTACGCCGAGGGCGTGAACGCCAACGGCACGGTGACGAACGACGAAGAGTACGCCGACGCGCGCGGCTTCGCCATCCGCGCGAACGCCCTCTACGAGACGCACGTCCGCGCGACGTTCTCCGAGCACGCCGCCGAGGAACTCGACGAACTCTTCGAACACCTCGACGCGCGCCTGAACGAGTCCGCACCCCCCGAGGACGTCGAGCAGGTCGTCTCCAGCATCCACGCCGAGTTCGCTGAGTACACCGGCTACGAGGCCGACTCGGACGCGAGTGAGACACAGGTCGAACACACCGTCGACGAGATCAACGAACACCTCGAGGAAGCCGTCGAGGCCTACGACGCCGGGAACACCTCGAAGGCGAAGAGCATCGTCCGGCAGACCTACCTCTCCTACTTCGAGAGCCTCGAGGGCGGCCTCATCGAGAAACGCCCCGACCTCGTCGAAGAACTCGAGAAGGACTTCAACGAGGACCTCCCCGGTCTCATGGACGAGAACGCCTCCACGAGTGAGGTCCGAGCCGAAGTCACCCAGATGAACGAGAAACTCGAAACCGTCGAGAACGTCCTCTCGACGGAGAGCGGGACGACGATCACGCTCGAAGACGAATCCACGACAACGACGGCCGCGACGACGGCGGCGACGGAACGCGAGACGACGCAGACCCGCTCGCCCGGCTTCGGCGTCGCCGTCGGCCTCGTCGCGCTGCTCGGCGCGGCGCTCGTCGCGCTCCGCCGCAAATAA